One Pochonia chlamydosporia 170 chromosome 5, whole genome shotgun sequence DNA segment encodes these proteins:
- a CDS encoding Ferritin/ribonucleotide reductase-like protein (similar to Metarhizium robertsii ARSEF 23 XP_007825382.1), with amino-acid sequence MPSLKAATLAILAATAAALPTTQRAGYRRQAQNGTTNAAAPAALSDPDILQFALTLEHLEEAFYRQGFAKFPDSDFAALGLKPNQIQDLKGIGKTEQEHVTFLQSALAQAGVQPVKPCEYDFKFTDAKGMATTGALLENVGVSAYLGAAKLLKDPAILTAAGSILTIEARHQSSLRVLLGQTAVPQAFDAPLGPTAVFSLAAPFIKSCPQGSNLAITAFPALSMAQGQDASALAVGNTVKVSAASGASGATNCAFTSGGVVPGGTVFTPFSEANGCQIPSGVAGVTYLSLSSSAPLDGVLTDAMTVAGPMILAL; translated from the exons ATGCCTTCATTGAAAGCTGCTACACTGGCTATACTGGCCGCCACGGCTGCGGCGTTGCCTACCACTCAGCGAGCCGGGTATAGGAGACAAGCTCAGAACGGGACAACTAATGCTGCTGCTCCCGCTGCGTTGAGTGACCCTGATATTTTGCAATT CGCTCTTACGCTGGAACACCTCGAGGAGGCATTCTACCGACAGGGGTTCGCCAAGTTCCCCGATTCTGACTTTGCCGCGCTGGGCTTGAAGCCGAACCAAATCCAAGATCTCAAGGGAATTGGCAAGACGGAACAAGAACACGTCACCTTTCTCCAATCGGCACTCGCCCAAGCTGGTGTGCAACCTGTAAAGCCATGCGAGTACGACTTCAAGTTCACCGACGCCAAGGGCATGGCTACAACGGGAGCGCTGCTCGAAAACGTCGGTGTGTCCGCCTATCTCGGCGCCGCAAAGCTCCTCAAAGACCCGGCCATCTTAACAGCCGCCGGATCCATCCTTACCATCGAGGCGAGACACCAGAGCTCGCTCCGCGTGCTGCTCGGCCAGACAGCCGTGCCGCAAGCCTTTGACGCGCCTCTCGGCCCAACTGCCGTCTTCTCCCTCGCCGCCCCTTTCATCAAGTCGTGTCCCCAGGGATCCAACCTGGCCATCACGGCTTTCCCCGCGCTGAGCATGGCCCAGGGACAAGATGCGAGCGCTCTGGCGGTCGGAAACACCGTCAAGGTATCAGCAGCCAGTGGTGCTTCCGGCGCTACAAACTGCGCCTTTACCTCTGGAGGCGTGGTCCCCGGCGGCACCGTCTTCACACCCTTTTCCGAAGCGAACGGCTGCCAGATTCCCAGTGGTGTCGCAGGAGTGACATATTTGTCCCTGTCTAGCTCGGCACCGCTGGATGGCGTGCTGACGGATGCAATGACCGTTGCTGGGCCCATGATTCTGGCCCTATGA
- a CDS encoding glutathione-dependent formaldehyde-activating enzyme domain-containing protein yields the protein MTTLKPKYKPFPMNLLSQPDNNLQTYTGNCHCGHIQFTVTISPPFPEHQVASCNCSICRRNGYLLIYPLRENVTITKGDGQEGQYRFNRRKATHKFCGRCGSSVFVDFNGQEAKDVIGVNVRLLNGVDLDDLALRFVDGASHPGEYRVD from the exons ATGACAACTCTCAAACCCAAATACAAACCCTTCCCCATGAACCTCCTCtcccaaccagacaacaacCTCCAAACCTACACGGGCAACTGCCACTGCGGCCACATACAATTCACAGTCACCATCTCGCCCCCCTTCCCCGAACACCAGGTCGCATCGTGCAACTGCTCCATCTGCCGACGAAACGGATACCTACTCATCTACCCGTTGCGCGAAAACGTCACAATCACAAAGGGTGACGGCCAAGAGGGGCAATATAGGTTCAATCGGCGAAAAGCTACGCACAAGTTTTGCGGACGGTGCGGTAGTTCTGTCTTTGTGGATTTTAATGGGCAGGAGGCGAAGGATGTTATTGGTGTGAAT GTTCGTCTGTTGAATGGTGTTgatttggatgatttggcaTTGAGGTTTGTGGATGGGGCTAGTCATCCTGGGGAGTATCGCGTAGATTAG